A region from the Citrobacter telavivensis genome encodes:
- a CDS encoding peptidylprolyl isomerase (FKBP-type; rotamase; catalyzes the cis-trans isomerization of proline imidic peptide bonds in oligopeptides) produces the protein MATPTFDTIEAQASYGIGLQVGQQLSESGLEGLLPEALVAGIADALEGKQPAVPVDVVHRALRDIHERADAVRRERFQAMAADGVKYLEQNREKDGVNSTESGLQFRVLTQGEGAIPARTDRVRVHYTGKLIDGTVFDSSVARGEPAEFPVNGVIPGWIEALTLMPVGSKWELTIPQELAYGERGAGAAIPPFSTLVFDVELLEIL, from the coding sequence ATGGCAACCCCGACTTTTGACACTATCGAAGCGCAAGCAAGCTACGGCATTGGTTTGCAGGTAGGACAGCAACTGAGCGAATCCGGACTGGAAGGGCTGTTGCCTGAAGCGCTGGTTGCCGGTATTGCTGACGCGCTGGAAGGCAAGCAGCCAGCCGTGCCGGTTGATGTGGTACATCGCGCGCTGCGTGATATTCATGAACGTGCGGATGCCGTACGTCGCGAACGCTTCCAGGCCATGGCTGCGGATGGCGTGAAGTATCTGGAACAAAACCGTGAGAAAGACGGTGTGAACAGCACGGAGTCGGGTTTGCAATTCCGCGTGTTGACCCAGGGCGAAGGCGCTATCCCGGCCCGTACTGACCGCGTTCGCGTTCACTACACCGGCAAGCTGATCGACGGCACCGTCTTTGACAGCTCCGTTGCGCGCGGCGAACCGGCAGAATTCCCGGTAAACGGTGTTATTCCTGGCTGGATTGAAGCCCTGACCCTGATGCCGGTTGGCTCTAAATGGGAACTGACCATTCCTCAGGAACTGGCTTACGGCGAACGTGGCGCTGGTGCAGCGATCCCACCGTTCAGCACCCTGGTGTTTGACGTAGAACTGCTGGAAATCCTGTAA
- the ytfE gene encoding iron-sulfur cluster repair protein YtfE → MAYRDQPLGELALSIPRASALFRKYDMDYCCGGKQTLARAAARKELDVDAIEAQLAQLAQQPVDKDWRSAPLADIIDHIIVRYHDRHREQLPELILQATKVERVHADKPNVPKGLAKYLTMLHQELSNHMMKEEQILFPMIKQGMGSQAMGPISVMESEHDDAGELLEVIKHTTQNVTIPPEACTTWKAMYNGINEMIDDLMEHISLENNVLFPRALAGE, encoded by the coding sequence ATGGCTTATCGCGATCAACCTTTAGGTGAACTGGCGCTTTCTATTCCTCGCGCTTCGGCACTGTTTCGTAAGTACGACATGGATTACTGCTGTGGCGGTAAGCAGACGCTGGCGCGTGCTGCCGCCCGTAAAGAGCTGGATGTTGACGCCATCGAAGCGCAACTGGCACAACTGGCACAACAGCCGGTCGATAAGGACTGGCGCAGCGCGCCGCTGGCCGACATTATCGACCACATCATCGTGCGCTATCACGACAGACACCGCGAGCAGTTGCCGGAACTGATCCTACAGGCCACCAAAGTTGAACGCGTTCATGCCGATAAGCCCAATGTACCGAAAGGTCTGGCGAAGTATCTGACCATGCTGCATCAGGAGCTTTCAAACCACATGATGAAAGAGGAGCAGATCCTGTTCCCGATGATCAAACAGGGCATGGGCAGCCAGGCGATGGGGCCGATCAGCGTCATGGAAAGTGAACATGATGACGCGGGGGAACTGCTGGAAGTGATTAAACATACCACCCAGAATGTGACGATCCCGCCAGAAGCGTGCACCACCTGGAAAGCGATGTACAACGGCATCAATGAGATGATTGATGATCTGATGGAACACATCAGCCTGGAAAATAATGTATTGTTTCCTCGGGCGTTAGCGGGGGAGTAA
- a CDS encoding EamA family transporter has translation MISGVLYALLAGLMWGLIFVGPLIVPEYPAVLQSMGRYLALGLIALPLAWFGRVRLRQLSPKDWLTALTLTMMGNLIYYVCLASAIQRTGAPVSTMIIGTLPVVIPVFANLLYSHRDGRLSWRRLAPALVLIGIGLLCVNIAELNQGLPDFSGWRYGSGIALALVSVVCWAWYALRNARWLRENPDKHPMMWATAQALVTLPVSLLGYLAACLWLHGQTPDFTLPFGPRPAVFVGLMVAIAVLCSWVGALCWNIASQRLPTVILGPLIVFETLAGLLYTFILRQTLPPALTLSGIALLMVGVVVAVKAKPEKPRVIPLSEPGS, from the coding sequence ATGATTAGCGGTGTGTTGTACGCCCTGCTGGCAGGGTTGATGTGGGGACTGATTTTTGTCGGGCCGTTGATCGTGCCGGAATATCCGGCAGTGCTGCAGTCGATGGGGCGCTACCTGGCATTAGGCTTGATTGCCCTGCCGCTGGCATGGTTCGGGCGCGTGCGCCTGCGACAATTGTCACCGAAAGACTGGCTGACCGCGCTGACGCTAACCATGATGGGCAACCTGATTTACTACGTCTGCCTTGCCAGCGCCATTCAGCGTACCGGCGCGCCGGTCTCAACGATGATCATCGGTACGCTGCCGGTCGTCATTCCTGTGTTTGCAAACCTGCTGTACAGCCATCGCGACGGCAGGCTCTCCTGGCGACGACTGGCGCCCGCGCTGGTGCTGATTGGCATCGGGTTGTTGTGCGTGAACATTGCGGAACTCAACCAGGGCTTGCCTGATTTCAGCGGCTGGCGTTACGGTTCCGGTATTGCGCTGGCGCTGGTGTCGGTGGTGTGTTGGGCCTGGTATGCGCTGCGCAACGCCCGCTGGCTGCGGGAGAATCCGGATAAACACCCGATGATGTGGGCGACCGCGCAGGCGCTGGTGACGCTGCCCGTGTCGCTGCTGGGCTACCTCGCCGCCTGTCTCTGGCTGCACGGGCAAACGCCCGACTTCACCCTACCGTTCGGGCCGCGCCCGGCGGTGTTTGTCGGCCTGATGGTGGCGATTGCGGTGCTGTGCTCATGGGTGGGTGCGCTATGCTGGAATATTGCCAGCCAGCGGTTACCGACGGTGATCCTCGGCCCGTTGATCGTGTTCGAAACGCTGGCAGGTTTGCTGTATACCTTCATCTTACGCCAGACTCTTCCCCCCGCGCTGACTCTCAGCGGTATCGCCTTGCTGATGGTCGGCGTGGTGGTGGCGGTCAAAGCAAAACCGGAAAAACCGCGCGTCATTCCACTTTCTGAGCCGGGCAGTTAA
- the cycA gene encoding D-serine/D-alanine/glycine transporter, whose protein sequence is MVDQVKVAADEQAPTEQSLRRNLTNRHIQLIAIGGAIGTGLFMGSGKTISLAGPSIIFVYMIIGFMLFFVMRAMGELLLSNLEYKSFSDFASDLLGPWAGYFTGWTYWFCWVVTGMADVVAITAYAQFWFPGLSDWVASLAVVVLLLSLNLATVKMFGEMEFWFAMIKIVAIVSLIIVGLVMIAMHFQSPTGVEASFAHLWNDGGWFPKGISGFFAGFQIAVFAFVGIELVGTTAAETKDPEKSLPRAINSIPIRIIMFYVFALIVIMSVTPWSSVVPDKSPFVELFVLVGLPAAASVINFVVLTSAASSANSGVFSTSRMLFGLAQEGVAPKAFAKLSKRAVPAKGLTFSCICLLGGVVMLYVNPSVIGAFTMITTVSAILFMFVWTIILCSYLVYRKQRPHLHEKSIYKMPLGKVMCWVCMAFFAFVLVLLTLEDDTRQALIVTPLWFIALGLGWWLIGKKRMAGVR, encoded by the coding sequence ATGGTAGATCAGGTAAAAGTCGCTGCCGACGAACAGGCTCCGACTGAACAGTCGCTACGGCGCAATCTCACAAACCGACATATCCAGCTTATTGCTATCGGCGGCGCCATTGGCACGGGTCTGTTTATGGGGTCGGGTAAAACCATCAGTCTCGCCGGGCCGTCGATCATTTTTGTTTATATGATCATCGGCTTCATGCTCTTTTTCGTGATGCGTGCAATGGGAGAATTGCTGCTCTCGAATCTGGAATACAAATCTTTTAGCGACTTTGCTTCGGATCTGCTGGGACCGTGGGCAGGTTATTTCACCGGCTGGACCTACTGGTTCTGCTGGGTGGTTACCGGGATGGCGGACGTCGTTGCCATTACCGCCTACGCGCAGTTCTGGTTCCCCGGCCTTTCCGACTGGGTCGCCTCACTGGCGGTAGTCGTCCTGCTGCTGAGCCTCAACCTCGCCACCGTGAAAATGTTTGGTGAGATGGAGTTCTGGTTCGCGATGATCAAAATCGTCGCCATCGTGTCGCTGATCATTGTCGGCCTGGTGATGATTGCCATGCATTTCCAGTCGCCAACCGGTGTGGAAGCCTCGTTTGCGCATCTGTGGAATGACGGCGGCTGGTTCCCGAAAGGCATTAGCGGCTTCTTTGCCGGTTTCCAGATTGCGGTGTTCGCCTTTGTCGGGATCGAACTGGTCGGGACGACGGCAGCGGAAACCAAAGATCCGGAGAAATCCCTGCCGCGCGCCATCAACTCGATTCCGATTCGTATCATCATGTTCTACGTCTTTGCGCTGATCGTCATTATGTCCGTGACGCCGTGGAGTTCCGTGGTGCCGGATAAGAGCCCGTTCGTTGAGCTGTTCGTGCTGGTGGGCCTGCCTGCCGCTGCGAGCGTGATTAACTTCGTGGTCCTGACGTCTGCCGCTTCTTCAGCAAACAGTGGCGTGTTCTCCACCAGCCGTATGCTGTTTGGTCTGGCGCAGGAAGGTGTGGCGCCGAAAGCGTTCGCCAAGCTGTCTAAACGCGCGGTACCGGCAAAAGGGCTGACCTTCTCCTGTATCTGCCTGCTGGGTGGCGTGGTCATGCTGTATGTCAATCCGAGCGTGATTGGCGCGTTCACCATGATCACCACCGTGTCGGCGATCCTGTTCATGTTCGTCTGGACCATCATCCTGTGCTCATACCTGGTGTATCGCAAACAGCGTCCGCATCTGCATGAGAAGTCGATCTACAAAATGCCGCTGGGTAAGGTGATGTGCTGGGTCTGCATGGCGTTCTTCGCCTTCGTTCTGGTGCTGCTGACCCTTGAGGACGATACCCGTCAGGCGCTGATCGTCACGCCGCTGTGGTTCATTGCGCTGGGTCTGGGCTGGTGGCTGATTGGTAAGAAGCGGATGGCAGGCGTTCGTTAA
- a CDS encoding transcriptional regulator: MSASTLSQQLRDGNLFAEQCPSREVLKHVTSRWGVLILVALRDGTHRFSDLRRKMGGVSEKMLAQSLQALEQDGFINRVSYPVVPPHVEYSLTPLGEQVSDKVAALADWIELNLPQVLAQREERAA, translated from the coding sequence ATGAGTGCATCAACCCTTTCTCAACAACTGCGTGACGGCAATTTGTTTGCCGAGCAGTGTCCGTCGCGTGAGGTGTTAAAGCATGTGACCAGCCGCTGGGGCGTGTTGATTCTGGTGGCGCTACGCGACGGCACTCACCGTTTCAGCGATCTGCGCCGTAAAATGGGCGGCGTGAGCGAGAAGATGCTGGCGCAGTCTTTGCAGGCGTTGGAGCAGGATGGGTTTATCAACCGGGTATCGTATCCGGTTGTGCCGCCGCACGTGGAGTACAGCCTGACTCCGTTGGGCGAGCAGGTCAGTGACAAAGTTGCCGCACTGGCGGACTGGATTGAGTTAAATTTGCCACAGGTGTTAGCACAACGGGAAGAACGGGCGGCGTAA
- a CDS encoding NAD(P)H-binding protein — translation MIAITGATGQLGQHVIENLLKTVPASQIVAIVRNPAKATALSQQGITVRQADYRDETTFTQALQGVDKLLLISSSEVGQRAAQHRNVINAAKAAKVKFIAYTSLLHADRSPLGLHVEHVETEKMLADSGIAHALLRNGWYTENYLASVPPALEHGVFIGAAGEGKIASATRADYAAAAAQVISTEGHAGNVYELAGDESWTLSQLAAELSKQSGKQVVYQNLSEADFAAALKGAGLPAGLADMLADSDTGASKGGLFDDSHTLSKLIGRPTTPLAESIKGIL, via the coding sequence ATGATTGCCATTACCGGCGCGACGGGCCAACTGGGCCAACACGTTATTGAGAATCTGCTAAAAACCGTTCCAGCCAGCCAGATTGTTGCGATAGTTCGTAACCCGGCGAAAGCCACCGCATTAAGCCAGCAGGGAATCACCGTACGTCAGGCGGATTACCGCGACGAAACCACATTTACCCAGGCGTTGCAGGGTGTCGACAAGCTGCTGCTGATTTCCTCCAGTGAAGTGGGACAGCGTGCCGCTCAGCACCGTAACGTCATTAATGCGGCAAAGGCGGCGAAAGTGAAATTTATCGCTTACACCAGCCTGTTGCATGCCGACCGTTCTCCGCTGGGCCTGCACGTCGAACACGTCGAAACCGAGAAGATGCTGGCAGACTCCGGTATTGCCCACGCGCTGCTGCGTAACGGTTGGTATACCGAAAACTATCTTGCCAGCGTCCCCCCCGCGCTGGAGCATGGCGTGTTTATCGGTGCCGCAGGCGAAGGCAAAATTGCCTCCGCAACCCGCGCTGACTACGCCGCAGCCGCCGCACAGGTCATCAGTACAGAAGGTCATGCCGGTAACGTGTATGAACTGGCAGGCGATGAATCCTGGACGCTGAGCCAGCTGGCCGCTGAACTGAGCAAACAAAGCGGTAAACAGGTCGTCTATCAGAACCTGAGCGAAGCTGATTTCGCCGCCGCGTTGAAGGGCGCTGGCCTGCCAGCGGGTCTGGCGGATATGCTGGCCGATTCAGACACCGGGGCATCCAAAGGCGGTCTGTTCGATGACAGCCACACGCTGAGCAAACTGATCGGTCGCCCAACCACTCCGCTGGCCGAAAGCATCAAAGGCATTCTGTAA
- a CDS encoding helix-turn-helix domain-containing protein — MQGVPEQFSDEKDRARFRHLAQVPGVELYHAHISRYAFEPHTHEAFGIGAIEAGAERFRYRGTQYVAPAHSVVTMNPDELHTGEAETADGWRYRMIYLEPDLLEKVTGVRHWWFHDVTRHDPLRSRQICSLIHGLWHTDDPLAQKGLLLDLIDTFQPLARHAPVSREGAHRFDRVRDYLHDNYMRPIALDELARVASLSPWHFQRQFKAHFHVTPHQMLMAIRLWRAKGFLTLGMPAADVAAATGLTDQSHLTRAFTHRYGITPVRYQKQVYSR; from the coding sequence GTGCAAGGTGTACCTGAGCAGTTTAGCGATGAAAAAGACCGAGCCCGCTTTCGCCATCTGGCGCAGGTACCGGGCGTTGAGCTGTATCACGCGCACATTTCACGCTACGCCTTTGAACCGCACACCCACGAAGCGTTCGGCATTGGCGCGATAGAAGCTGGCGCCGAGCGTTTTCGCTATCGCGGCACACAATACGTTGCCCCTGCCCACTCGGTCGTGACGATGAATCCGGATGAGTTGCATACCGGCGAGGCCGAAACCGCCGACGGCTGGCGCTACCGGATGATCTATCTGGAGCCCGACCTGCTGGAAAAAGTGACCGGGGTCCGTCACTGGTGGTTTCATGACGTCACGCGTCACGATCCGCTCCGCTCGCGTCAGATCTGTTCGCTAATCCACGGCCTGTGGCACACCGACGATCCCTTAGCGCAAAAAGGGTTGCTGTTGGATCTGATAGACACCTTCCAGCCGCTGGCGCGCCATGCTCCGGTGTCGCGGGAAGGTGCGCATCGCTTTGATCGCGTGCGCGACTATTTGCATGACAACTACATGCGTCCGATCGCTCTCGACGAACTGGCACGCGTTGCCTCGCTAAGCCCCTGGCATTTTCAACGTCAGTTCAAAGCCCATTTCCACGTGACGCCGCATCAGATGCTGATGGCAATCCGCCTGTGGCGAGCGAAAGGTTTTCTGACTCTCGGCATGCCGGCAGCGGATGTTGCCGCCGCGACCGGCCTGACCGATCAGTCCCACCTCACCCGCGCCTTTACCCATCGCTATGGCATTACTCCTGTACGCTATCAAAAGCAGGTTTATTCGCGCTAA